One region of Culex pipiens pallens isolate TS chromosome 2, TS_CPP_V2, whole genome shotgun sequence genomic DNA includes:
- the LOC128092952 gene encoding uncharacterized protein LOC128092952 — protein MDMVHLLSLYRGMNTGHLTVDELEHELKIRDIPFDSSRSVAERALRNRLKEERELKHVVYEQMNGSVLDELEACELKVSEIKSHLESRKSKQAPEQSFKTRILHCVFRLERLRTYTTKDDELNSLAETARACMKLLNTFFSISSHLPEVREAELALINQSLTEIMKKQDAEKGNGKVVEEDNESWKSTEENNGEEIAGIVGETGSVSGNGKGNGSGVGSGVGSGNSVGKPGDVERAEFEQWKEQKVELINVVNKLLEHIQVLEAKQVEKEVEKEKPEVQAKPANSTQVGVDANKDKKDEGKSQQNPGDFLAWLNQRNSSLGSFGNSENEHNKPEEVHSGKDEPKEKKTGFGRSLPVHKWTVRYDGMDNGRKLNEFLKEVEFNARSENISESELFQCAHHLFTRKARSWFMEVNGNNELGSWKKLVEELKSEFLPIDIDYVYERQANNRKQMSREKFQDYYLDMVRIFRCMTNPWDEKRKFDVLFRNTREDCQIAMLAAEIKTIPAMKEFGKRFDSVNWKLYQKGERYTPRSAHVEEVQTQRSSYQNTGNRYQNSNRFQGGNRSQGGYQQQGQNQQNRPYYNKNNSNGNYNQKSSWKPEQQRQQSNGNQKENKPRVEERSQPKPNTQNRENSTAAGSSGTSALQRIVKAYIPVKRDICYNCHVAGHGHEECRQERSVFCVRCGFPGFSTKDCPYCEAKNMQKTAQ, from the coding sequence ATGGATATGGTCCATTTGTTGTCACTGTATCGCGGGATGAATACGGGTCATTTGACCGTTGATGAACTCGAACATGAGCTGAAGATCCGCGACATTCCGTTTGATTCATCGCGCAGCGTAGCCGAACGTGCGTTGCGTAATCGCCTAAAAGAAGAGAGAGAATTAAAACATGTTGTGTATGAGCAAATGAATGGTTCAGTGTTGGATGAATTGGAAGCGTGTGAGTTGAAAGTGAGTGAGATTAAGTCCCACTTGGAAAGCCGGAAATCCAAGCAAGCACCAGAACAGTCGTTCAAGACTAGGATTCTGCATTGCGTTTTCCGCTTGGAACGTTTGAGAACATACACCACCAAGGATGATGAACTGAATTCATTAGCAGAAACAGCTCGAGCGTGTATGAAGCTGCTGAACACTTTCTTTTCCATTTCGTCACATTTGCCCGAAGTACGTGAAGCAGAGTTAGCACTCATTAACCAGAGTCTAACGGAAATAATGAAGAAGCAGGATGCGGAAAAAGGCAATGGAAAAGTTGTGGAAGAAGATAATGAATCTTGGAAAAGTACCGAAGAGAATAATGGAGAGGAAATTGCTGGAATTGTTGGTGAAACTGGATCTGTTAGTGGAAATGGTAAAGGAAATGGTAGTGGAGTTGGTAGTGGCGTTGGTAGTGGAAATAGTGTTGGAAAACCCGGTGACGTGGAAAGGGCTGAATTTGAACAGTGGAAAGAACAAAAAGTGGAACTAATTAACGTGGTCAACAAGTTGTTGGAACACATTCAAGTTCTAGAAGCGAAACAGGTTGAGAAAGAGGTGGAGAAAGAAAAACCGGAAGTACAGGCCAAGCCAGCCAACAGTACGCAAGTTGGAGTAGACGCGAACAAGGACAAAAAGGACGAGGGGAAAAGCCAGCAGAATCCAGGAGATTTTCTCGCGTGGCTCAACCAACGAAATAGTTCATTGGGAAGCTTCGGTAACTCAGAGAATGAACATAACAAACCAGAGGAAGTTCATTCCGGCAAGGATGAACCGAAGGAAAAGAAAACCGGATTTGGTAGGAGTTTACCGGTGCATAAGTGGACGGTTCGTTATGACGGGATGGACAACGGGAGGAAACTGAACGAGTTTTTGAAGGAGGTGGAGTTCAACGCTCGTTCAGAGAACATTTCTGAGTCCGAGTTGTTCCAGTGTGCGCATCATTTGTTCACGAGGAAAGCACGTTCTTGGTTCATGGAAGTGAACGGGAATAATGAACTGGGTTCATGGAAGAAGTTGGTGGAGGAATTGAAGAGCGAATTCTTACCGATCGACATCGATTACGTCTATGAGCGGCAGGCCAACAATCGCAAGCAAATGTCCAGGGAGAAGTTCCAGGACTATTACTTGGACATGGTCCGGATCTTCCGCTGTATGACGAATCCGTGGGATGAGAAACGGAAGTTTGACGTTCTCTTCCGCAATACTCGCGAGGACTGCCAAATAGCGATGCTAGCCGCAGAAATCAAGACGATTCCTGCGATGAAAGAATTCGGTAAGCGATTCGACTCTGTCAATTGGAAGCTGTATCAGAAGGGagaaaggtacacgccgcgatCAGCGCACGTGGAGGAGGTGCAAACACAGCGGTCGTCGTACCAGAACACCGGAAATAGGTACCAGAACTCGAATCGTTTCCAGGGTGGAAACCGATCGCAGGGTGGTTACCAACAACAAGGTCAGAACCAACAAAACCGTCCGTActacaacaagaacaacagcaACGGAAACTACAATCAGAAAAGCTCGTGGAAGCCAGAACAGCAGAGACAGCAGAGCAACGGAAATCAGAAGGAGAACAAACCAAGGGTTGAAGAGAGGTCTCAACCGAAACCGAACACCCAGAATCGCGAGAACAGCACTGCTGCAGGTTCGAGTGGAACCAGTGCCTTACAACGGATTGTGAAGGCGTATATTCCGGTCAAACGGGATATTTGCTACAATTGTCACGTTGCAGGTCATGGCCACGAGGAATGCCGGCAGGAGAGGAGCGTGTTCTGCGTGCGGTGTGGTTTTCCGGGTTTTTCTACGAAAGATTGCCCGTACTGCGAagcaaaaaacatgcaaaagactgctcagtag